A DNA window from Bacillales bacterium contains the following coding sequences:
- the bcp gene encoding thioredoxin-dependent thiol peroxidase yields the protein MSVETGQKAPDFTLPASNGEKVSLSDFKGKHVVLYFYPKDDTPGCTTEACDFRDRHGEFENLDTVILGVSPDPVASHEKFIDKYDLPFTLLADEDHEVAEKYGVWKLKNNFGKEYMGIERSTFVIDKEGNVAKEWRKVKVKEHVDEALSFIKEELA from the coding sequence ATGAGTGTTGAAACAGGTCAAAAGGCGCCGGATTTCACATTGCCGGCCAGTAACGGTGAGAAAGTATCGCTTTCGGATTTCAAAGGGAAACATGTCGTGCTTTATTTTTACCCGAAGGATGATACGCCGGGATGCACGACGGAAGCATGTGATTTCAGGGATCGTCACGGAGAATTCGAAAATCTCGACACCGTCATTCTCGGCGTCAGTCCCGATCCGGTTGCAAGCCACGAGAAATTCATTGACAAATACGACTTGCCGTTCACGTTGTTGGCCGACGAAGATCATGAGGTCGCTGAAAAGTACGGCGTCTGGAAGTTGAAGAACAATTTCGGGAAAGAATACATGGGAATCGAACGTTCCACTTTTGTCATTGACAAGGAAGGAAATGTCGCCAAAGAATGGCGCAAAGTGAAGGTGAAGGAACATGTGGATGAAGCTCTTTCCTTCATTAAAGAGGAGCTTGCCTAA
- a CDS encoding glutamate-1-semialdehyde 2,1-aminomutase: protein MNFAKSEALYAEAQEYIVGGVNSPSRAYKGVGGGTPVFMEKAKGAYFWDADGNRYIDYLAAYGPIITGHAHPHITEAIQTAAENGVLYGTPTALESKFARMLSEAIPSLEKMRFVNSGTEAVMTTIRVARAYTGREKILKFAGCYHGHSDLVLVAAGSGPSTLGTPDSAGVTKNTAEEVITIPFNDPAALKAAMERWGDEIAAVLVEPIVGNFGIVEPEDGFLEAVNETAHEAGALVIYDEVITAFRFMYGGAQNLLGVEPDMTALGKIIGGGLPIGAYGGKQEIMEQVAPLGPAYQAGTMAGNPASISAGIACLEVLREEGVYETFERLGSKLEEGIRDAAKKHGVPAAINRLKGALTVYFTREKVKDYEGAERSDGQQFASFFHHMLRRGINLAPSKYEAWFLTTAHTEQDIETTITAVDESFAAMTKD from the coding sequence ATGAATTTTGCAAAATCTGAAGCTCTATATGCGGAAGCACAAGAATATATCGTCGGCGGCGTCAACAGTCCTTCGCGTGCCTACAAAGGAGTCGGCGGCGGTACGCCGGTATTTATGGAAAAAGCAAAAGGCGCTTATTTCTGGGACGCGGACGGGAATCGTTACATCGATTATCTTGCCGCATACGGGCCGATCATTACCGGACATGCCCATCCTCATATTACAGAAGCGATTCAAACAGCGGCAGAAAACGGGGTGCTTTACGGCACACCTACGGCGTTGGAGAGCAAGTTCGCGCGCATGCTGAGCGAAGCGATTCCTTCATTGGAAAAAATGCGTTTTGTAAACTCCGGTACGGAAGCCGTGATGACGACGATCCGAGTGGCCCGTGCCTATACCGGCAGAGAGAAAATATTAAAATTTGCCGGGTGTTACCACGGGCATTCTGACCTTGTCCTCGTTGCCGCTGGTTCCGGCCCGTCGACGCTCGGCACGCCGGATTCGGCCGGGGTCACAAAAAACACCGCAGAGGAAGTGATTACGATTCCGTTCAACGACCCGGCGGCTTTAAAAGCGGCGATGGAACGCTGGGGCGACGAAATTGCCGCGGTCCTCGTCGAACCGATCGTCGGCAATTTCGGCATCGTTGAGCCGGAAGACGGCTTCCTTGAAGCGGTAAACGAAACCGCGCACGAAGCGGGAGCGCTCGTCATTTATGACGAGGTAATCACCGCGTTTCGCTTTATGTACGGCGGCGCGCAAAACTTGCTCGGGGTTGAGCCGGACATGACGGCGCTCGGCAAAATTATCGGCGGCGGGCTGCCGATCGGCGCGTACGGCGGCAAGCAGGAAATCATGGAGCAAGTGGCGCCGCTCGGGCCGGCATACCAGGCTGGAACGATGGCGGGGAACCCGGCGTCGATTTCGGCCGGCATTGCCTGCCTCGAGGTGCTGCGCGAAGAAGGCGTTTACGAAACGTTCGAGCGGCTCGGGAGCAAGCTGGAAGAAGGGATTCGTGACGCAGCGAAAAAACACGGCGTGCCGGCAGCAATCAATCGCCTGAAAGGGGCGTTGACGGTTTACTTTACGAGGGAAAAGGTAAAAGATTACGAGGGTGCCGAGCGCAGCGACGGCCAGCAGTTCGCCTCCTTTTTTCATCATATGTTGAGGCGGGGCATAAATTTGGCGCCCTCGAAGTATGAAGCATGGTTCTTGACGACGGCACATACCGAACAAGATATTGAAACGACCATAACCGCCGTTGATGAGAGCTTTGCCGCGATGACAAAAGATTGA
- a CDS encoding aromatic acid exporter family protein: MKLGARLLKTGAAIAVSLWIASALGLEPPAYAAIAAIAAIQPSIYKSYQSIVTNVRGSLIGAVVASLFYFLVGNTPFIIGLVVVIVMAVQLKFKTDSSITLPAVTVIAIMAGTPTGHFLVYAFKRLSLALVGAGSSFAVNLLFGPPKFEVRLFRQIVHNSEEIIKSLRLISRHETSDAVLKEDLHIFRENRQKAEQLYDLFKEERTLRPKQQIGKGRKLVLFRQMIQSNQLALEVLRSLHHNENDFRRAPDVLRLQIREQLECLINFHEQLLLKFSGKTRTDVPTELTGLMDENRSSLSGTFMAYYEKEQEKERHWLHLFPVVASIIEYQDHLNHLDKLIDPFVNYHKEADAADWQAMQ, from the coding sequence ATGAAACTTGGTGCACGTTTATTGAAAACGGGAGCGGCCATTGCCGTCTCGCTCTGGATTGCCTCGGCTCTCGGCCTCGAACCTCCCGCCTATGCGGCGATCGCGGCCATTGCCGCGATCCAGCCTTCCATTTACAAATCTTATCAATCGATCGTGACCAACGTCCGCGGAAGCTTAATCGGCGCCGTGGTCGCCTCACTGTTTTATTTTTTGGTCGGCAATACTCCGTTCATCATCGGACTCGTCGTCGTCATCGTCATGGCGGTGCAGTTGAAATTCAAAACGGACAGTTCGATCACGCTTCCTGCCGTCACTGTCATTGCGATCATGGCTGGCACTCCGACCGGTCACTTTCTCGTATATGCATTTAAGCGGCTTTCGTTAGCGCTTGTCGGAGCTGGTTCGTCTTTTGCTGTCAACCTTTTGTTCGGTCCGCCGAAATTCGAAGTTCGGCTGTTCCGTCAAATCGTCCATAACAGCGAAGAAATCATCAAGTCGCTTCGACTAATTTCACGTCACGAAACTTCCGATGCCGTATTGAAAGAAGACTTGCACATCTTTCGCGAAAACCGGCAGAAAGCCGAACAGCTTTATGATCTTTTCAAAGAAGAAAGGACGCTCCGCCCAAAGCAGCAAATTGGAAAGGGGAGAAAACTCGTCCTGTTCCGACAAATGATTCAAAGCAATCAATTGGCGCTCGAAGTGTTGCGCAGCCTCCATCATAACGAAAATGATTTTCGCCGCGCTCCTGACGTGTTGCGCTTGCAAATTCGCGAACAATTGGAATGCTTGATCAACTTTCACGAACAACTGCTGTTAAAGTTTTCAGGCAAGACGCGTACCGATGTACCGACGGAATTGACCGGATTGATGGATGAAAATCGCTCTTCCTTATCAGGAACGTTTATGGCTTATTACGAAAAGGAGCAAGAAAAGGAGAGACATTGGCTTCATCTGTTTCCCGTAGTCGCGTCGATCATTGAATATCAGGACCATTTGAATCATCTCGACAAACTGATCGACCCGTTCGTCAATTACCATAAAGAAGCCGATGCGGCCGATTGGCAGGCGATGCAATGA
- a CDS encoding ABC transporter permease, with protein MFAYSIRRIFMLIPVLIGMSLIVFFLIRMIPGDPAQVILGQQATESAIRKLRHALGLDQAWYIQYFQYIGDLLHGDLGESLKRREPINQEIWGHLAATAELSFFAMVIAVVVGINAGIISAWFQNSWFDYIAMVIALVGISMPIFWLGDMEKLVFALKLHWLPSVGRTSIRHPIDPITHFYLIDTLIRGDLKQFWGVVKHLILPGVALATIPMAIIARMTRSSMLEVMRSDYVRTARAKGVKMFWVVYKHSLKNAFIPVLTTIGLQSGLLLGGAILTETIFGWPGIGTYIYDAITARDYTVIQSGILVIATIFVLINLIVDLLYAAIDPRIKYK; from the coding sequence ATGTTTGCTTATTCGATCCGCCGTATCTTCATGCTGATTCCCGTGTTAATCGGAATGTCGCTCATCGTGTTTTTTTTGATACGAATGATCCCCGGCGATCCCGCTCAAGTTATTTTGGGTCAGCAGGCTACCGAGAGCGCAATTCGCAAGCTGCGGCATGCACTCGGACTTGATCAAGCATGGTACATTCAATATTTTCAGTACATCGGAGATTTGTTGCACGGAGATCTCGGTGAATCCCTGAAAAGACGAGAACCGATCAATCAAGAAATATGGGGGCATTTGGCCGCGACTGCGGAATTGTCCTTTTTTGCGATGGTCATTGCTGTCGTAGTCGGCATTAATGCCGGCATCATCAGCGCCTGGTTTCAAAACTCCTGGTTTGACTATATCGCCATGGTCATTGCTTTGGTGGGCATATCCATGCCGATTTTTTGGCTCGGCGATATGGAAAAACTCGTTTTTGCGTTGAAATTGCATTGGCTTCCGTCCGTCGGCCGGACGAGCATCCGTCATCCGATTGATCCGATTACGCATTTTTATTTAATCGATACGCTCATACGCGGTGACTTGAAACAATTTTGGGGCGTGGTGAAACATTTGATTTTGCCTGGTGTAGCCCTTGCAACGATTCCTATGGCGATCATCGCCCGAATGACAAGATCGAGCATGCTGGAAGTTATGCGCTCCGATTACGTTCGGACGGCGAGGGCGAAAGGCGTCAAAATGTTTTGGGTGGTTTACAAGCATTCATTGAAGAACGCGTTTATTCCGGTGTTGACGACCATCGGCCTGCAATCGGGGTTGCTGCTCGGCGGGGCGATTTTGACGGAAACGATTTTCGGTTGGCCGGGAATCGGGACGTATATATACGATGCGATTACAGCGAGAGATTATACGGTCATTCAATCCGGCATATTGGTGATCGCGACGATTTTCGTGCTCATCAATTTAATCGTTGATTTGCTTTATGCCGCCATCGACCCGAGAATCAAGTACAAGTAG
- a CDS encoding zinc-binding dehydrogenase — MKAVVHHGKSGMDGVRAAEVEDRKPGIGEVKVRLKTAGLNHRDLFVPNRHKPEDPPVVLGSDGAGIVEEIGEGVESVTAGTEVIINPGLGWPNNAPAPPKGFEILGLPDDGTFAESVIVPAKNVVAKPASLSWEEAGVLPLGALTAYRALFTRGKLAAGQTVFIPGIGSGVATFLLQMGKAAGAKVVVSSRSEEKLQAARRIGADICLHNDEDWCEALKEETVALVIDSVGAATFQRSLDVLEPGGTMVVFGASAGDQVSLNLREFFYGQYNLLGSTMGSAEEFHEMLDFVERHDIKPIIDRTFELQTIHDAFKRLQEAEQFGKIVISIH, encoded by the coding sequence ATGAAGGCGGTGGTTCATCACGGAAAGTCGGGAATGGACGGTGTACGTGCGGCGGAAGTCGAAGATCGAAAACCGGGAATCGGCGAGGTGAAAGTGCGCCTTAAGACAGCAGGGCTCAATCACCGTGATTTGTTTGTTCCGAATCGTCATAAACCGGAAGATCCCCCGGTGGTCCTCGGCTCCGACGGCGCCGGCATCGTCGAAGAAATCGGTGAAGGCGTTGAATCCGTTACAGCAGGCACGGAAGTCATTATCAATCCCGGCCTTGGATGGCCGAACAATGCTCCTGCCCCGCCGAAAGGCTTTGAAATTCTCGGACTGCCGGATGATGGCACCTTTGCCGAATCCGTCATCGTGCCGGCGAAAAATGTAGTCGCTAAACCGGCCTCGTTATCGTGGGAAGAAGCCGGCGTGCTGCCGCTCGGTGCGCTCACCGCTTACCGCGCCTTGTTTACGAGGGGGAAACTGGCAGCGGGGCAAACCGTATTTATCCCGGGAATCGGCAGCGGCGTGGCTACTTTCTTGCTGCAAATGGGAAAAGCGGCCGGCGCGAAAGTTGTTGTCAGCTCGCGCAGCGAGGAGAAACTGCAAGCCGCGCGCCGGATCGGCGCCGACATTTGTTTGCATAATGATGAAGACTGGTGCGAAGCCTTGAAAGAGGAGACGGTTGCATTAGTCATTGATAGTGTCGGGGCGGCGACGTTCCAACGTTCTTTGGATGTACTTGAGCCGGGAGGTACAATGGTCGTCTTTGGTGCGAGCGCAGGTGATCAAGTGTCGTTGAATTTGCGTGAATTTTTTTACGGTCAGTACAATTTACTCGGGTCGACGATGGGCAGCGCCGAAGAATTTCACGAGATGCTTGATTTCGTGGAACGGCACGACATAAAGCCGATCATCGACCGAACATTTGAATTGCAAACTATTCATGACGCGTTCAAGCGTTTGCAGGAAGCTGAGCAATTTGGAAAAATCGTCATTTCTATTCATTAA
- a CDS encoding ABC transporter permease, which produces MVQTEVTAQQKDPIPPAEAEEKVISPIQEIWKSFKKNKLAMTGSIIIAFFILMAVFAGVIAPDGFNNQQLADRLQAPSAEHWLGTDDFGRDIFDRIVYGARISLWVGFFSVLGSIVSGSLLGIIAGFYGGFVDTLISRIFDIILAFPSILLAIGIVSVLGPSLQNALIAIATINIPRFGRLIRSRVLSLKQEEFVMAARSIGMKDSRILFHHILPNSFAPIIVQATLGIGTAILDAAALGFLGLGAQPPHPEWGAMLADASKYIEQAPWTVIFPGLSIMLTVLGFNLIGDGLRDALDPRMKN; this is translated from the coding sequence TTGGTTCAGACAGAAGTGACAGCGCAACAAAAAGATCCGATTCCTCCTGCGGAAGCGGAAGAAAAAGTCATCTCCCCGATTCAGGAAATTTGGAAAAGCTTCAAGAAAAACAAGTTAGCGATGACCGGTTCGATTATCATCGCATTCTTCATTCTGATGGCCGTTTTCGCCGGAGTCATTGCGCCTGATGGATTCAACAATCAACAATTGGCAGATCGATTACAAGCCCCGTCCGCGGAACATTGGCTCGGAACTGACGATTTCGGCAGGGACATTTTCGATCGTATTGTTTACGGAGCCCGAATCTCGCTTTGGGTCGGTTTCTTCTCCGTACTCGGTTCGATCGTCTCCGGTTCCCTTCTTGGAATCATCGCCGGTTTTTACGGGGGATTCGTCGATACGTTGATCTCGCGAATCTTCGATATTATTCTGGCGTTTCCGAGTATTTTGCTGGCGATCGGGATAGTTTCCGTTCTCGGTCCATCCTTGCAAAACGCATTGATCGCGATCGCGACGATCAATATTCCGCGATTCGGCCGCTTGATTCGATCGCGCGTGCTCAGCCTGAAACAAGAAGAATTCGTAATGGCGGCGCGGTCGATCGGAATGAAAGATTCCCGCATCTTGTTTCATCACATCTTGCCGAATAGTTTCGCGCCGATCATCGTACAAGCTACGCTCGGCATCGGTACGGCGATTCTTGATGCCGCAGCGCTCGGCTTTCTCGGGCTCGGCGCGCAACCTCCGCATCCGGAGTGGGGGGCAATGCTTGCCGACGCTTCGAAATACATCGAGCAAGCCCCGTGGACCGTTATTTTTCCAGGTTTGTCGATCATGTTGACGGTTCTTGGCTTTAACTTGATCGGGGACGGGTTGCGAGACGCGCTCGATCCGAGAATGAAAAACTAA
- a CDS encoding CoA pyrophosphatase: MFNFDKLAKRLKNHERNILGHETAVRSAVLIPLVKKNGEWHVLFEVRSQLLKRQPGEICFPGGKVEKEESDAAAAVRETCEELRIQPAALEVLGSLDILVQSPFFFVYPYVGVIEDPAEIDPNEEVEEVFTVPISWLAEQEPELHYLEMKIEPDQNFPFDLIPNGENYNWRRQRKPEYFYRYGDYVIWGLTARILVHFLNLANQ; encoded by the coding sequence ATGTTTAACTTCGATAAGCTTGCCAAACGGTTAAAAAATCATGAACGCAACATTCTCGGCCACGAAACCGCCGTTCGGTCGGCCGTCTTGATCCCGCTTGTCAAAAAAAACGGTGAATGGCACGTACTGTTCGAAGTCCGTTCGCAGCTCTTGAAGCGACAGCCGGGTGAAATCTGTTTTCCGGGCGGAAAGGTGGAGAAAGAAGAAAGCGACGCGGCTGCGGCCGTGCGAGAAACTTGCGAGGAGTTACGCATCCAGCCGGCAGCGTTGGAAGTGCTCGGCTCGCTTGACATTCTCGTGCAGTCCCCCTTCTTTTTCGTTTATCCTTACGTCGGCGTTATCGAAGACCCCGCGGAAATTGATCCGAACGAAGAAGTCGAAGAAGTGTTCACCGTCCCAATATCCTGGCTGGCCGAACAAGAACCCGAACTGCATTACCTTGAGATGAAAATAGAACCCGATCAAAATTTTCCGTTTGACTTGATCCCGAACGGAGAAAATTACAACTGGCGCCGGCAACGAAAACCGGAATACTTTTACCGATATGGAGATTACGTCATCTGGGGGCTGACCGCCCGCATTCTTGTTCATTTTCTGAATCTGGCAAACCAATAA